One genomic region from Brassica napus cultivar Da-Ae unplaced genomic scaffold, Da-Ae ScsIHWf_1921;HRSCAF=2565, whole genome shotgun sequence encodes:
- the LOC106422237 gene encoding fe(2+) transport protein 2-like isoform X1, whose translation MATTKLVMKLVYILLTLFTFTISPAISTAPEGCDSGAENPCIDKAKALPLKIVAIVAILTTSLIGVMAPLFSRHIACLRPDGHGFMIVKCFASGIILGTGFVHVLPDSFEMLSSECLNDDPWHKFPFAGFVAMLSGLATLAIDSITTSLYTVKNVDEPVLDVYGYDQEKAIHTVGHNHSHGVVPETTKDNTQLLRYRIIAMVLELGILFHSVVNGLSLGATNDACTIKGLIIALCFHHLFEGIGLGGCILQADFKNVKKFLMAFFFAGTTPCGIFLGIALSSIYRDNSPTALITTGLLNACSAGMLIYMALVDLLATEFMGSMLQGSIKFQIKCFAAALLSCAIMSVVAKWA comes from the exons ATGGCTACTACCAAATTAGTTATGAAACTCGTCTACATCCTCCTCACCCTATTCACCTTTACCATATCTCCTGCGATCTCAACGGCCCCAGAGGGTTGCGACAGCGGCGCAGAGAATCCATGCATCGACAAAGCTAAGGCTTTACCACTCAAAATCGTCGCCATTGTTGCCATCCTTACGACAAGCTTGATAGGTGTAATGGCTCCTCTTTTCAGCCGTCACATTGCGTGTCTCCGTCCTGATGGCCACGGTTTCATGATTGTAAAGTGTTTTGCTTCCGGAATCATCCTCGGAACCGGTTTCGTGCACGTGTTGCCTGACTCTTTTGAGATGCTATCATCTGAATGTCTTAATGATGATCCCTGGCATAAGTTTCCTTTTGCGGGATTTGTCGCTATGTTGTCCGGTCTAGCTACTCTAGCCATTGACTCCATTACCACCAGCTTGTATACCGTCAAAAACGTAGATGAACCTGTTCTTGACGTGTATGGCTACGATCAGGAGAAGGCGATTCACACTGTAGGTCACAATCACAGTCATGGTGTTGTGCCAGAAACTACAAAAGATAATACACAACTTCTACGGTACCGTATCATTGCCATG GTATTGGAGCTTGGGATTTTATTTCATTCTGTTGTCAATGGACTATCTCTCGGAGCAACTAATGATGCATGCACAATTAAAGGACTCATCATAGCTCTCTGCTTCCATCACTTGTTCGAAGGTATTGGTCTCGGTGGCTGCATCCTCCAG GCAGATTTTAAAAACGTGAAGAAGTTCTTGATGGCATTCTTTTTCGCTGGAACAACACCTTGCGGTATCTTTCTTGGAATCGCATTGTCGAGCATCTATAGAGATAATAGCCCAACGGCGTTGATTACGACAGGACTGTTAAATGCTTGCTCGGCCGGAATGCTCATCTACATGGCACTTGTCGACCTTCTGGCTACCGAGTTCATGGGATCAATGCTCCAAGGTAGCATCAAATTTCAGATCAAGTGCTTTGCGGCGGCTTTGCTCAGCTGCGCCATAATGTCGGTGGTCGCCAAGTGggcttaa
- the LOC106422237 gene encoding fe(2+) transport protein 2-like isoform X2 → MKLVYILLTLFTFTISPAISTAPEGCDSGAENPCIDKAKALPLKIVAIVAILTTSLIGVMAPLFSRHIACLRPDGHGFMIVKCFASGIILGTGFVHVLPDSFEMLSSECLNDDPWHKFPFAGFVAMLSGLATLAIDSITTSLYTVKNAIHTVGHNHSHGVVPETTKDNTQLLRYRIIAMVLELGILFHSVVNGLSLGATNDACTIKGLIIALCFHHLFEGIGLGGCILQADFKNVKKFLMAFFFAGTTPCGIFLGIALSSIYRDNSPTALITTGLLNACSAGMLIYMALVDLLATEFMGSMLQGSIKFQIKCFAAALLSCAIMSVVAKWA, encoded by the exons ATGAAACTCGTCTACATCCTCCTCACCCTATTCACCTTTACCATATCTCCTGCGATCTCAACGGCCCCAGAGGGTTGCGACAGCGGCGCAGAGAATCCATGCATCGACAAAGCTAAGGCTTTACCACTCAAAATCGTCGCCATTGTTGCCATCCTTACGACAAGCTTGATAGGTGTAATGGCTCCTCTTTTCAGCCGTCACATTGCGTGTCTCCGTCCTGATGGCCACGGTTTCATGATTGTAAAGTGTTTTGCTTCCGGAATCATCCTCGGAACCGGTTTCGTGCACGTGTTGCCTGACTCTTTTGAGATGCTATCATCTGAATGTCTTAATGATGATCCCTGGCATAAGTTTCCTTTTGCGGGATTTGTCGCTATGTTGTCCGGTCTAGCTACTCTAGCCATTGACTCCATTACCACCAGCTTGTATACCGTCAAAAAC GCGATTCACACTGTAGGTCACAATCACAGTCATGGTGTTGTGCCAGAAACTACAAAAGATAATACACAACTTCTACGGTACCGTATCATTGCCATG GTATTGGAGCTTGGGATTTTATTTCATTCTGTTGTCAATGGACTATCTCTCGGAGCAACTAATGATGCATGCACAATTAAAGGACTCATCATAGCTCTCTGCTTCCATCACTTGTTCGAAGGTATTGGTCTCGGTGGCTGCATCCTCCAG GCAGATTTTAAAAACGTGAAGAAGTTCTTGATGGCATTCTTTTTCGCTGGAACAACACCTTGCGGTATCTTTCTTGGAATCGCATTGTCGAGCATCTATAGAGATAATAGCCCAACGGCGTTGATTACGACAGGACTGTTAAATGCTTGCTCGGCCGGAATGCTCATCTACATGGCACTTGTCGACCTTCTGGCTACCGAGTTCATGGGATCAATGCTCCAAGGTAGCATCAAATTTCAGATCAAGTGCTTTGCGGCGGCTTTGCTCAGCTGCGCCATAATGTCGGTGGTCGCCAAGTGggcttaa
- the LOC125599601 gene encoding uncharacterized protein LOC125599601, with the protein MSSFIPSDYKALDLSGDNYLDWAINTSAVLKSRGLGKCIKYGNDTLACERHRAIMIMRHHLCEDLRDEFGYVNDPHNLWSFLNSRFCEPLLHESKKKWEALRFQDYESVDNYHSDLMRITYSLRLCGELVTNEDLLNKTRDTFHSEEVLLSHQAKGFTTYYDMFSYLLDIEQKKQKRMDNIRRFNDIMEIYYEVLDSEMKIPEANKATFDKKRSEEDSEWTLMDHEVGLYIE; encoded by the coding sequence atgtcgagttTCATACCCTCAGATTACAAAGCCCttgatctctctggagataattatcttgATTGGGCTATAAACACTTCAGCCGTcttgaagtctagaggacttgGGAAGTGCATCAAGTATGGCAATGACACCCTTGCGTGTGAAAGACACAGAGCCATAATGATTATGCGACACCATCTCTGTGAGGACCTAAGAGACGAGTTTGGATATGTTAATGATCCTCATAATCTCTGGTCATTTTTGAATTCTAGATTCTGTGAGCCATTGTTGCacgaatccaagaaaaaatggGAAGCTCTAAGGTTCCAGGATTATGAATCCGTGGACAATTATCACTCTGATCTTATGAGAATCACCTATAGTCTTAGACTATGTGGTGAATTGGTAACAAACGAGGATTTGTTAAACAAAACTCGTGACACATTCCATTCAGAGGAAGTGTTGTTATCACATCAGGCCaaaggtttcaccacctatTATGACATGTTctcatatttattagacattgagCAAAAGAAGCAGAAAAGGATGGATAACATCAGACGGTTTAATGACATCATGGAGATATATTATGAAGTACTAGACAGTGAGATGAAAATCCCTGAAGCTAATAAAGCCACATTTGATAAGAAGAGATCTGAGGAGGATTCCGAGTGGACACTCATGGACCATGAGGTCGGattatacattgaataa